One region of Culex pipiens pallens isolate TS chromosome 2, TS_CPP_V2, whole genome shotgun sequence genomic DNA includes:
- the LOC120426860 gene encoding ORM1-like protein, translating to MIAGGHGDPNPNSSWLDSRGLWLAYILGILIFHIVLLALPFINIPYAWTITNITHNLAHLYFLHSIKGAPWMSIDTGDSRKYTHWEQINHGVQFTATRKFLTAAPIILFLLTCLYTRNDIDHFIANFISLVVVLVPKLPQFHGVRLFGINKY from the exons ATGATTGCCGGTGGTCATGGAGATCCTAATCCGAACAGCTCGTGGCTAGACTCTCGGGGCTTGTGGCTGGCGTACATACTTGGTATTCTAATCTTCCACATCGTACTGCTGGCTTTGCCATTCATTAATATTCCTTACGCTTGGACTATCACGAATATCACACATAATTTG GCACATCTCTACTTCTTACACTCGATAAAGGGCGCCCCTTGGATGAGTATTGATACTGGAGATTCACGGAAGTATACTCACTGGGAACAGATTAACCATGGAGTTCAATTCACCGCCACCAGAAAGTTCTTGACGGCGGCTCCGATTATTTT ATTTCTTCTGACTTGTCTCTACACCAGAAACGACATTGATCACTTTATCGCAAACTTCATCTCGCTGGTGGTTGTACTTGTCCCAAAGTTACCTCAGTTTCATGGAGTTCGACTGTTTGGCATCAACAAATATTAG